The proteins below are encoded in one region of Shewanella putrefaciens:
- the msrA gene encoding peptide-methionine (S)-S-oxide reductase MsrA encodes MALATFGAGCFWGVEYFFRQVNGVLNATCGYMGGNNAATTYEEVKKGNTGHAEVVQVEFDPAVVSYEDLLEVFWKNHNPTSLNMQGGDIGTQYRSTIFFHDREQKAIAEASKLAFARSGRWGLRHIVTEIVPLQQFHVAEEYHQNYIDKNNLPSCHIEY; translated from the coding sequence ATGGCGTTAGCAACCTTTGGTGCCGGGTGTTTCTGGGGCGTAGAGTATTTTTTTAGGCAAGTAAACGGCGTATTGAATGCCACCTGCGGATATATGGGCGGCAATAACGCTGCTACCACCTATGAAGAAGTAAAAAAAGGCAACACGGGCCATGCCGAAGTCGTGCAAGTGGAATTTGATCCCGCTGTTGTCAGCTATGAAGACTTACTCGAGGTGTTTTGGAAAAACCACAACCCCACTAGCCTGAACATGCAAGGCGGCGATATTGGTACTCAGTATCGCAGTACCATTTTCTTCCACGACCGTGAACAAAAAGCCATTGCCGAGGCATCCAAACTTGCCTTTGCCCGTTCTGGCCGTTGGGGACTGCGCCATATAGTGACTGAGATAGTGCCACTACAGCAATTCCATGTGGCGGAGGAATACCATCAAAATTATATTGATAAGAACAACTTACCCAGTTGCCATATCGAGTACTAA
- the astE gene encoding succinylglutamate desuccinylase has protein sequence MLQALLDSKDFLALTLANPECLGDEFSFTLGDHTRVEVWDTGVIVFEPAQSEGKDIILSCGVHGNETAPIELCNTLIKQLLQQKIIAKQRTLFLIGNPLAINNGTRIIDENMNRLFSGEHSNPPGLVNPERVRAKKLEAYVDRFFTAVAEGRHRIHYDLHTAMRASKHEKFAIYPYRPGRAFSGEQIMFLAASGVDTVLFHHEPTTTFSYFSSEQYGADAFTIELGKVYPMGQNDMTRFIAAQEMFMRLITAKPLELDVFDADKVNLYQVCRVINKHFDDFEFTFATDVENFRSFPRGFVLAREGGQEIKVEQEFEAIVFPNAKVPIGNRTVICLIPAVNPNVR, from the coding sequence GTGTTACAAGCTCTGTTAGATTCAAAGGATTTTTTAGCCTTGACCCTCGCCAATCCCGAGTGCCTCGGCGATGAATTCAGCTTTACACTGGGGGATCATACCCGAGTGGAAGTATGGGACACGGGGGTGATTGTCTTTGAGCCTGCCCAAAGCGAAGGTAAAGATATTATCCTCTCCTGCGGTGTCCATGGTAATGAAACCGCCCCGATTGAACTCTGTAATACCTTAATCAAACAGCTTCTCCAGCAAAAAATCATCGCTAAGCAGCGCACGCTATTTCTTATCGGCAACCCATTAGCCATCAACAACGGCACCCGAATTATTGACGAGAACATGAATCGCCTCTTTAGCGGCGAACATTCCAATCCACCGGGCTTAGTCAATCCAGAACGGGTGCGGGCGAAAAAGCTTGAAGCCTATGTGGACAGATTTTTTACCGCAGTGGCAGAAGGTCGGCATCGTATTCACTACGACTTACACACGGCGATGCGCGCTTCAAAGCATGAAAAGTTTGCCATTTATCCCTATCGTCCGGGCCGCGCCTTTAGCGGCGAGCAAATCATGTTTTTAGCGGCAAGTGGCGTGGATACTGTGCTGTTTCACCATGAACCCACCACGACCTTTAGCTATTTTTCTTCGGAGCAGTACGGCGCCGACGCTTTTACCATTGAGTTAGGCAAGGTCTATCCCATGGGACAAAACGATATGACGCGTTTTATTGCCGCCCAAGAGATGTTTATGCGCTTGATCACTGCTAAGCCGTTGGAGCTGGATGTATTTGATGCCGATAAAGTTAACTTGTATCAAGTGTGCCGCGTCATCAATAAACATTTCGATGATTTTGAATTTACCTTCGCCACCGATGTCGAAAATTTCAGATCTTTCCCTAGGGGCTTTGTGCTAGCGCGGGAAGGTGGGCAAGAAATCAAAGTAGAACAAGAATTTGAAGCCAT